The Gordonibacter urolithinfaciens genome contains a region encoding:
- a CDS encoding alpha/beta fold hydrolase — translation MKKERRRYLESCEVSRLVRYELGGVEQKVTLEGRRADAPVVIFLHGGPGSPLPVSVGTRGMFPDLADRYVLAAWDQLGCGANRCRLGDDACIDRYVDMTLDLVRAVRRDFPSNEVNLLGVSWGSILAARAAAREPGLVDHVVTYGQVLKQLGFNDEVFEALERSAMPEKLKGELRAIRGSGARNLESGMRLAGWVRKYTEGYQAQGDGMMPVGAFVRGMLESPDYTLRDLVAAVSNDFSKSERLFAEIFAVDLSDELANMRVPYLIVQGETDIVTSTRTIRAFVTECGNPNLRYAEAPRSGHMPGTTGMNLLFEHLSNFVTKGQVPCHK, via the coding sequence ATGAAAAAGGAGCGCCGACGATACCTCGAGTCGTGCGAGGTGTCGCGGCTCGTCCGCTACGAGCTGGGCGGCGTGGAGCAGAAGGTGACGCTGGAGGGCCGGCGCGCGGACGCGCCCGTGGTGATCTTCCTGCACGGTGGGCCCGGCTCGCCGTTGCCCGTCTCGGTGGGCACGCGCGGCATGTTCCCGGACCTCGCGGACCGCTACGTGCTGGCAGCATGGGACCAGTTGGGGTGCGGCGCGAACCGCTGCCGGCTGGGCGACGACGCGTGCATCGATCGCTACGTGGACATGACGCTCGACCTCGTGCGCGCGGTGCGGCGCGACTTCCCCAGCAACGAGGTGAACCTGCTCGGCGTGTCCTGGGGCTCCATCCTGGCGGCGCGCGCGGCCGCGCGCGAGCCGGGGCTCGTCGACCATGTGGTCACGTACGGGCAGGTGCTCAAGCAGCTCGGCTTCAACGACGAGGTGTTCGAGGCGCTCGAGCGCTCGGCGATGCCGGAGAAGCTCAAAGGCGAGCTGCGCGCGATCAGAGGGTCGGGCGCGCGCAACCTCGAGTCGGGCATGCGGCTGGCCGGCTGGGTGCGGAAGTACACCGAGGGCTACCAGGCGCAGGGCGACGGCATGATGCCGGTGGGAGCGTTCGTGCGCGGCATGCTGGAGAGCCCCGACTACACGCTGCGCGACCTCGTGGCGGCCGTGTCGAACGACTTCTCGAAAAGCGAGCGCCTGTTCGCGGAGATCTTCGCCGTCGACCTCTCCGACGAGCTCGCGAACATGCGCGTGCCGTACCTCATCGTGCAGGGAGAGACGGACATCGTCACGTCCACCCGTACCATCCGCGCGTTCGTCACGGAATGCGGCAACCCCAACCTGCGCTACGCCGAGGCCCCGCGCAGCGGGCACATGCCCGGCACGACCGGCATGAACCTCCTGTTCGAGCATCTGTCCAACTTCGTGACAAAGGGACAGGTTCCTTGTCATAAATAG
- a CDS encoding transposase — translation MRTPRKQCESNVYHVVARGTARQLIFENDPDRTFFLRLLSEKAHETNCTIYAWCLMGNHVHVLVRAPMEDVSRFFKLVCGNYAQAFNVRNGRTGHLFQERFKSEPVSDDSYFQTVVRYIHMNPEKAGLASCAQYRWSSFSEYIASKRSLVLCDTDYVLDIFGGIEEFMRFHQVKDDNAVCLDADAAGKTRPMRDEEALALVQRILEEVDLADSRPADLKTVEKKRRDDAIRRMSKAGLSIRQIERLTGIGRGAIQYVLR, via the coding sequence ATGCGTACACCGAGAAAACAATGCGAATCCAATGTGTACCATGTGGTGGCAAGGGGTACAGCACGTCAATTGATCTTCGAAAACGACCCCGACCGTACGTTCTTTCTTCGGCTTCTATCGGAAAAAGCCCATGAGACGAATTGTACGATCTACGCGTGGTGCCTTATGGGAAACCATGTTCATGTGCTTGTGAGAGCTCCCATGGAAGATGTTTCGCGGTTCTTCAAATTGGTGTGCGGAAACTATGCTCAGGCGTTCAATGTGCGGAATGGGCGCACGGGGCATCTGTTCCAAGAGAGGTTCAAAAGCGAGCCTGTTTCGGACGATTCCTATTTTCAGACAGTGGTGCGATACATTCACATGAATCCCGAGAAGGCCGGTTTGGCTTCGTGTGCTCAATATCGCTGGAGTAGCTTCAGCGAATATATCGCTTCCAAGCGTTCGCTGGTGTTGTGCGATACGGACTACGTCTTGGATATTTTTGGCGGCATTGAAGAGTTCATGCGTTTCCATCAGGTAAAAGATGACAATGCGGTTTGCTTGGACGCGGACGCGGCGGGGAAGACGAGGCCCATGCGCGACGAAGAGGCGCTTGCCCTTGTGCAGCGGATACTCGAAGAGGTGGATCTTGCTGATTCGAGACCTGCTGACTTAAAGACGGTCGAAAAGAAGCGCAGAGACGATGCGATTAGAAGAATGA
- a CDS encoding DMT family transporter codes for MRRRTMNGGETAGPVPGASVRAGEAFFRRRFWRGIACALVGAGLWGFSGACAQFLLSNYDITPPFVTAVRMLGAGLLFLVVLAVRQRERLAAMLADRRTLGRLAVFGAVGLYLCQITYAIVIDYTNAGTATVLQCTGIAFVMLFTCVVGRKLPRAKELVGLVAAMFATWLIATQGDPSALSLPLPGLVWGIANGLSVAFYIMYPKKLFAEWGSFAVTGIGMLVGGVAAALVWLAGGVAGGAGLALPTLDAAGFLVFGLIIVVGTFAAFALYLHGVSIVGSVKGSLLGAIEPVSATAFSALWLGTAFSGADWAGFVLMIAMIFLVTGEKPQPQAEAPCEGDSSPT; via the coding sequence ATGAGGAGACGAACGATGAACGGGGGCGAGACGGCAGGGCCCGTCCCTGGTGCGAGCGTGCGCGCGGGGGAGGCCTTCTTCCGGCGACGGTTCTGGCGGGGGATCGCCTGCGCGCTCGTGGGCGCGGGGCTCTGGGGCTTCTCGGGGGCGTGTGCGCAGTTCTTGCTGTCGAACTACGACATAACGCCCCCGTTCGTCACGGCGGTGCGCATGCTGGGGGCGGGCCTGCTGTTCCTCGTCGTGCTCGCGGTGCGCCAACGCGAGCGGCTGGCCGCGATGCTGGCCGACCGGCGCACGCTCGGGCGCCTCGCGGTGTTCGGCGCGGTGGGCCTGTACCTCTGCCAGATCACGTACGCCATCGTCATCGACTACACGAACGCGGGCACGGCCACGGTGCTGCAGTGCACGGGCATCGCGTTCGTCATGCTGTTCACGTGCGTCGTCGGGCGGAAGCTGCCGCGGGCGAAGGAGCTCGTCGGCCTGGTTGCGGCCATGTTCGCCACCTGGCTCATCGCCACGCAGGGCGACCCGTCGGCGCTCTCGCTGCCGTTGCCGGGGCTTGTGTGGGGCATCGCGAACGGGCTGTCGGTGGCGTTCTACATCATGTACCCGAAGAAGCTGTTCGCCGAATGGGGCAGCTTCGCGGTCACGGGAATCGGCATGCTCGTGGGCGGCGTCGCGGCTGCGCTCGTGTGGCTGGCGGGCGGGGTCGCGGGTGGCGCGGGGCTCGCGCTGCCCACGCTCGACGCGGCGGGATTCCTTGTGTTCGGGCTGATCATCGTCGTGGGTACGTTCGCCGCGTTCGCGCTGTACCTACACGGCGTGTCCATCGTGGGCTCGGTGAAGGGGAGCCTGCTCGGCGCCATCGAGCCGGTGAGCGCCACGGCGTTCTCGGCCCTGTGGCTGGGAACCGCGTTCTCGGGAGCCGACTGGGCGGGCTTCGTGCTCATGATAGCCATGATCTTCCTGGTCACGGGCGAGAAGCCGCAGCCGCAGGCAGAAGCGCCCTGCGAGGGCGATTCCTCCCCCACATGA